A window of the Parabacteroides merdae ATCC 43184 genome harbors these coding sequences:
- a CDS encoding AraC family transcriptional regulator, with the protein MSDFICQKYTDCSSCSHYQKQIFKYRSFPKGMMIPKERCSQNTIYFLISGSVRVTSDEHPDTVFHDGQFIMQPIGSRVEFHILESTECILYLFETPQNICTDRFNKGLELAKESPMLPIVMDMCFPLRLFINGLKMYLNNELLCVEFLKAKQTELYFLLNCYYTLKEIANFYAPIYRYSQTFRYFVMQNYLKAKDVESFAQLGGYSTITFRRLFKDTFGEPAYQWMTKKKCLDIQNDLITTNASISEICYKYGFESLSNFSHFCRANFGKSPRAIRNERDENV; encoded by the coding sequence ATGTCAGATTTTATCTGTCAGAAATATACAGACTGTTCTTCTTGCTCCCACTATCAGAAACAGATATTCAAATACCGTTCTTTCCCGAAAGGAATGATGATCCCGAAAGAACGGTGTTCACAAAATACGATCTATTTTCTGATATCCGGCTCCGTTCGGGTAACCAGCGACGAGCATCCGGATACGGTATTTCACGACGGGCAGTTCATCATGCAGCCGATCGGTTCACGTGTAGAGTTCCACATCCTGGAATCCACGGAATGCATCCTTTACCTGTTCGAGACTCCGCAAAACATTTGTACCGACCGTTTCAACAAAGGACTGGAACTGGCGAAAGAGTCTCCCATGCTCCCTATCGTCATGGATATGTGTTTCCCTTTGCGCCTTTTTATCAACGGGCTCAAAATGTACCTCAACAACGAACTCCTGTGTGTGGAATTCCTGAAAGCCAAGCAGACGGAGTTGTATTTCCTGCTCAACTGCTATTATACATTGAAAGAGATCGCCAATTTTTATGCACCTATATATAGGTATAGCCAAACATTCCGCTACTTTGTCATGCAAAATTACCTGAAAGCGAAAGATGTCGAGTCTTTTGCTCAATTAGGAGGATACAGCACTATCACCTTCCGGCGTTTATTCAAAGATACGTTCGGAGAGCCAGCTTACCAATGGATGACCAAAAAGAAATGCCTGGATATACAAAACGACCTGATAACCACGAATGCAAGCATATCCGAGATCTGCTATAAGTACGGTTTCGAATCCTTGTCTAACTTTTCCCATTTCTGCCGGGCCAACTTCGGCAAATCTCCACGCGCCATCCGCAACGAAAGAGACGAAAACGTGTAG